Sequence from the Priestia megaterium genome:
TGAGTGCATATATTTATAATTTTTTTGATAAACATTTGTGGTATGACTAGGATGAACCACTGGCACAAACACATGTTGACCAGTAAAAGATGTATTTTGTTTAACTGGGTCATACTGAGCAGGCATGGTTTGAGGAGGCAATTGACCACAAGGTTTAGATTGAGGATAACCGCAGTTACCTTGCTGAGGATACATAGCCCCTTGATAACCACCGTAATTAGAGTGCTGATAAGGATAGTTGTTTCTCATATTAAAAATCTTCTCCTTGCTGTTAGTAGACTCCTATTACTGTATCTGAAACAACCATAGAATGTTTGGGGAAATACCTAAAAAAGACCCTAATTATTTAAGGTCTTCTTTACTAAGAGAAAAAGAAATGTGTATCCTTAATAACATAGCTATGATATTAAGAAATAGAAGGTTTTTTTATGTCCATTATTCCTCAAGATTCACATCCATCGCTGCGTTATCAATATTATTTAAAATGGTTTTGTTTTTATCGTCTAATTCATTGCGTAAAAGTGAATTACGGGTCGCTTCGTATAAATCGTAGCTTCTTTCATCAACTGGAGAATTATGATCTTCACATATCATTTTTTCTGATTCTTTGGATTGATCTGCCATATCAGTCACCTCCTTTGTATATTATGTGAGTTGATTAAGAAAAACATAAGAACTTTATCTGCTTATTGTTGAGTAAGGTTTAGATTTATATCAACGGTTAGCTGCTTCTGTGCATTGTGTTTACATATGACCTAATATTAGGTGGACACAACCGTTTCTTGAGCATGCTTTTGAATGATTTCTGGAACTTCCAGCAATGAATTAACGGTTATCAATTTACCTTTTGGCGCAATATCAATTTTAACTTGGTTGTAGCTCCACTCCAGTTCAGAAGGTACGTGAATCGCATGTATTCCAACTTCTACTGCCGGTCTTATATCGGTTTTTAATGAATTGCCAATCATCCAAGTCTTTTTTGGATCGTACTTAATTTG
This genomic interval carries:
- a CDS encoding CotD family spore coat protein, with the translated sequence MRNNYPYQHSNYGGYQGAMYPQQGNCGYPQSKPCGQLPPQTMPAQYDPVKQNTSFTGQHVFVPVVHPSHTTNVYQKNYKYMHSFPHIESVVCQETHQHFCAPSCPPRPRPWC